One part of the Luteibacter yeojuensis genome encodes these proteins:
- a CDS encoding putative Ig domain-containing protein, translating to MYDRPFVSRAAARFLALVRSPRTWVFSLGLCLLVPGVAQAVCVDSDFSVPNAHTSPSTSPMASGGTLVIDASFCNPSGLNDGGGATPHGSFSVDTLLAKVTYVNDGHGDSATDTFTFQDDLGNDIHVTVAVGAASTIVVSPSSLPSPATFGVFYSQTLSATGGTAPYTFVLDSGTLPGGLSFSGDTLSGTPNQAGTFNFGVTVTDNTGASTPKSYSLTVGNPTIVVDQPPSAVINVPYSHALSASGGTSPYTYAVHSGSSLPPGLALNNGVISGTPTALGSYSFQIEGRDSSASPGPYTSITTLMMDVTNQPPTAGPASATVAYGSTNNPITLNLSGPAATSVAVGTQAAHGTATAVGTTISYTPTTGYAGPDSFTYTASNAAGSSSPATVTVTVSPPTIVYTPSSPPHAQAGMAYSQSIAGASGGAAPYSYAKSAGSLPAGLSLAANGVISGIPTAAGSFTIQVRATDSSTGTGPFTSAPANVTVIADAPAIAIAPAALTDGTVNTPYSQTITASGGTAAYTYTVDSGTLPNGLTLSTAGVLSGTPTQAGSFPISIRANDSTTGPAAPYHNSQAYTLTIAPPTIALAPASLPNATVGTSYSQSLSASGGTAPYTFATTAGTVPTGMNLAPDGTLSGTPTTAGDFGFTVQATDAQAFPGTGNYTVHVSAIAPGKPTGATATAGDGQATVTFVAPTDTGGATIGDYTVTSSPGLKTATGNGSPIVVTGLTNGTAYTFTVVARNVAGPGPASDPSNAITPQGTQTITFNNPGTQAFGTSPTVTASATSTLPVTFTSTGVCSITSGGTLTFSASGTCDVTAHQTGDTAYLPAAPVTQSFQVAAIAPGAPVIGTATTSASGEATVSFTAPANDGGANVSSYVATSSPGGFTGSGPNSPITVSGLTNGTAYTFTVQAINSTGPGAVSGSSNSVTPQGRQTITFGNPGTQQFGTQPQLTATSDSGLPVSFSSTTTSICTVSTTGLLTLLAPGQCSINADQSGDTAFLPASTVTRQFAVAVPGGAVAFSVGPAMPTATAETAYSFTITAAGGAAPYIFDLPSGGLPNGLSLNPSSGAVTGTPLVAGNFTIPVRVTDAATQTATQSFQLTIDGPSVTITPPTVPDGTVGKAYSQTLSTAGGVAPYTYAATGALPNGMALSPAGTLSGTPTEAGSFAFTATATDQHGFQAVQNYTLVVGQPAPVTVNDTSNVAANGSVSIPVTNGDSGPITSLAITQQPAHGSATVNGLNIVYTPAHDYFGTDTLKYTASGPGGTSAPATVTITVAAGAVPVAKAQAATVLAGKPVTIHAAAGAVNGPITAVALVGKPASGTAVVQGTDIIYTADANASGKVEFDFTLSNAFGLSQPAHVTVTVNARPVAPNLAASAIAGTTVQVDLTATAHGGPFMAAKVLSISPADAGTATVTAVAEGGYTMSFTAAPTFGGMAQVSYTLTNAFATSDPGTVSVSVTPRSDPSKNAEVLGVLDAQVDATRRMATGQIGNFQRRLESLHGGGSVGGFSNGITMASASGMRRSGTMAGMRDSMDERNDRYLVAPDAAPAPAASPSTGTGGARGDIAFWTGGAVNFGKMQTGTSDNGIDFTTSGLSFGADKQVTSQFTLGMGVGYGHDKSDIGQHGSRSSVDSYNVALYGSYQPTRTTYVDAVVGYQWLQFDARRYVTDNGNTVHGDRDGKQVFASLSVGYQHQTDDMRLTPYGRLDIARASLDGYTEKGDAIYSLDYRGQTVKTSTATLGVLAQWSAKRDYGVWAPQLRAEFGHDMQGSSQATMRYADLLNGPLYRATLTRQSRTHTMLGAGLALQTLKGWLLRVEYQNYLDNTSTDNQSILLGVEKKFDP from the coding sequence ATGTACGACCGTCCGTTCGTGTCGCGCGCCGCCGCGCGTTTCCTCGCGCTCGTCCGTTCACCCCGCACCTGGGTGTTTTCGTTGGGCCTGTGCCTGCTGGTTCCCGGTGTGGCGCAAGCCGTCTGCGTCGACTCGGACTTCTCGGTGCCCAATGCACACACGTCGCCGTCGACGTCGCCGATGGCGTCGGGTGGCACGCTTGTCATCGATGCCAGCTTCTGCAATCCGAGCGGTTTGAACGATGGGGGCGGCGCCACGCCGCACGGTTCGTTCTCGGTCGACACGTTGCTGGCCAAGGTGACTTACGTCAACGACGGCCATGGCGACAGCGCCACGGATACCTTCACCTTCCAGGACGACCTCGGCAACGACATCCACGTCACGGTGGCCGTCGGGGCGGCGTCGACCATCGTGGTGTCGCCGTCATCGTTGCCTTCGCCGGCGACGTTCGGTGTGTTCTACAGCCAGACGCTGAGCGCCACGGGCGGCACGGCCCCCTACACGTTCGTCCTGGATTCCGGCACGCTGCCCGGCGGCCTGAGCTTCAGCGGCGACACCCTCAGCGGTACGCCGAACCAGGCAGGCACGTTCAATTTCGGCGTTACCGTGACGGACAACACGGGTGCCTCGACGCCCAAGAGCTATTCGCTCACGGTCGGCAATCCGACCATCGTCGTCGACCAGCCGCCGTCGGCCGTCATCAACGTGCCGTACAGCCATGCGCTGTCCGCTTCCGGCGGCACCTCGCCGTACACCTACGCCGTGCACTCGGGAAGCTCGCTTCCGCCGGGGCTCGCGCTGAACAACGGCGTCATCAGCGGGACGCCGACCGCGCTGGGTTCGTACAGCTTCCAGATCGAGGGCAGGGACAGCAGCGCATCGCCGGGTCCCTACACCAGCATCACCACGCTGATGATGGACGTGACCAACCAGCCGCCGACCGCGGGCCCGGCTTCGGCGACGGTCGCCTATGGCAGCACCAACAACCCGATCACGCTGAACCTCAGCGGGCCGGCGGCGACCAGCGTGGCGGTGGGCACGCAAGCCGCGCATGGCACGGCCACGGCTGTCGGCACGACGATCAGTTATACGCCCACGACGGGCTATGCCGGGCCGGACTCCTTCACCTACACCGCGTCCAATGCGGCGGGCTCGTCGAGCCCCGCCACAGTGACCGTCACGGTGTCGCCGCCGACCATCGTCTATACGCCATCCAGCCCGCCCCATGCGCAGGCCGGCATGGCGTACAGCCAATCCATCGCCGGCGCGAGCGGTGGTGCCGCACCGTATTCCTATGCGAAGAGCGCAGGAAGCCTTCCGGCGGGATTGTCGCTCGCCGCCAATGGCGTCATCAGCGGCATCCCGACCGCGGCCGGCTCTTTCACGATCCAGGTCCGGGCCACCGACAGCTCGACCGGCACGGGTCCCTTCACCTCGGCACCGGCCAACGTCACCGTGATCGCCGACGCGCCGGCCATCGCGATCGCGCCGGCCGCGCTGACCGACGGAACCGTCAACACACCGTACAGCCAGACGATCACCGCGTCGGGGGGCACGGCGGCGTACACCTATACGGTGGATTCCGGCACGCTGCCCAACGGCCTGACGCTGTCCACCGCGGGCGTGCTGAGCGGCACACCGACCCAGGCGGGTTCCTTCCCGATCAGCATCAGGGCGAACGACTCGACGACCGGCCCCGCGGCGCCGTACCACAACTCGCAGGCGTACACGTTGACGATCGCTCCGCCGACGATCGCGCTGGCGCCGGCGAGCCTGCCCAATGCGACCGTGGGCACGTCGTACAGCCAGTCGCTGTCGGCGTCCGGCGGCACCGCTCCTTATACCTTCGCGACGACGGCCGGTACCGTCCCGACCGGCATGAACCTGGCGCCGGACGGTACGCTGTCCGGTACACCGACGACGGCAGGCGATTTCGGTTTCACCGTGCAGGCGACCGACGCCCAGGCGTTCCCCGGTACCGGCAATTACACGGTGCACGTGAGCGCCATCGCACCGGGCAAGCCCACGGGCGCCACGGCAACGGCGGGTGATGGGCAGGCGACGGTGACCTTCGTCGCGCCGACGGACACCGGCGGCGCGACGATCGGCGATTACACCGTGACGTCCAGCCCAGGCTTGAAGACGGCGACCGGTAACGGCAGCCCCATCGTGGTGACGGGGTTGACCAATGGCACGGCATACACCTTCACCGTCGTCGCGAGGAATGTGGCGGGCCCGGGTCCGGCATCGGATCCTTCGAATGCGATCACCCCGCAGGGGACGCAGACGATCACCTTCAACAACCCGGGTACACAGGCGTTCGGAACCTCGCCGACAGTGACCGCGTCGGCCACATCGACGCTGCCGGTGACGTTCACCTCGACCGGCGTCTGCTCGATCACGTCCGGCGGGACCCTGACTTTCAGCGCGTCGGGTACCTGCGATGTCACGGCCCACCAGACAGGCGACACCGCGTACCTGCCCGCCGCGCCGGTCACGCAGTCGTTCCAGGTGGCGGCGATCGCTCCCGGCGCGCCGGTCATCGGCACAGCCACGACGTCAGCCAGTGGGGAGGCGACCGTGTCGTTCACCGCGCCGGCGAACGACGGCGGTGCCAACGTGAGCAGCTACGTCGCGACGTCCAGTCCGGGCGGCTTCACCGGTTCCGGCCCGAACAGCCCGATCACCGTGAGCGGCCTGACCAACGGCACCGCATATACCTTCACCGTGCAGGCGATCAACAGCACGGGCCCCGGCGCGGTGTCCGGCAGCTCCAACAGCGTGACGCCTCAGGGCCGGCAGACGATTACGTTCGGCAACCCGGGTACACAGCAGTTCGGCACGCAGCCGCAGCTGACGGCCACGTCGGACTCAGGCCTGCCGGTGTCCTTCAGTTCGACCACGACGTCGATCTGTACCGTCAGCACGACGGGCCTGCTGACCTTGCTGGCGCCGGGGCAGTGCTCGATCAATGCGGACCAGTCGGGCGATACCGCCTTCCTGCCCGCCTCGACGGTGACGCGGCAATTCGCCGTCGCCGTGCCCGGTGGTGCGGTCGCCTTCTCGGTCGGCCCGGCCATGCCGACAGCGACGGCCGAGACGGCGTATTCGTTCACCATCACCGCGGCCGGCGGTGCGGCGCCGTATATCTTCGACCTGCCGAGCGGCGGCCTGCCGAACGGGCTCAGCCTGAACCCGTCGTCGGGTGCGGTGACCGGCACGCCGCTGGTGGCGGGTAACTTCACCATTCCGGTGCGTGTCACCGATGCGGCGACGCAGACCGCCACGCAAAGCTTCCAGCTGACGATCGACGGGCCGAGCGTGACGATCACCCCGCCGACGGTACCGGACGGCACGGTGGGCAAGGCGTATTCGCAGACCCTGTCCACCGCGGGAGGCGTCGCGCCGTACACGTACGCCGCCACCGGCGCGCTTCCGAATGGCATGGCCCTGTCGCCTGCCGGCACGCTGTCCGGCACGCCGACCGAGGCTGGCAGTTTCGCCTTCACCGCGACGGCGACCGACCAGCATGGCTTCCAGGCCGTGCAGAACTACACGCTGGTGGTCGGCCAGCCGGCCCCGGTGACGGTGAACGATACGTCGAACGTGGCGGCGAACGGCTCGGTGAGCATTCCGGTCACGAACGGCGACAGCGGCCCGATCACCAGTCTCGCCATCACCCAGCAACCGGCGCATGGCAGCGCCACCGTCAACGGCCTGAACATCGTCTACACCCCGGCGCACGACTACTTCGGCACCGACACGCTGAAGTACACCGCGAGCGGCCCGGGTGGCACGTCCGCGCCGGCGACGGTGACGATCACGGTCGCCGCCGGCGCGGTGCCGGTGGCGAAGGCACAGGCCGCTACCGTGCTGGCCGGCAAACCGGTCACGATCCATGCGGCGGCCGGGGCGGTCAATGGACCGATCACGGCCGTCGCGCTGGTCGGCAAGCCGGCGTCGGGCACGGCGGTGGTGCAGGGCACGGATATCATCTACACCGCCGACGCGAACGCTTCGGGCAAGGTCGAGTTCGACTTCACCCTGAGCAACGCGTTCGGCCTGTCGCAGCCCGCGCACGTGACGGTGACCGTCAACGCGCGGCCGGTGGCACCGAACCTCGCCGCCTCGGCCATCGCAGGCACCACCGTGCAGGTCGACCTGACCGCGACGGCGCACGGCGGACCGTTCATGGCGGCGAAGGTGCTGTCGATCTCTCCGGCCGATGCCGGTACGGCCACGGTGACCGCCGTGGCCGAGGGCGGCTACACGATGTCGTTCACCGCGGCGCCGACGTTCGGCGGCATGGCGCAGGTCAGCTATACGCTGACCAACGCCTTCGCCACGTCCGACCCGGGCACGGTCTCGGTCAGCGTGACCCCGCGCAGCGATCCGTCGAAGAATGCCGAAGTGCTCGGCGTGCTCGATGCGCAGGTGGATGCCACGCGGCGCATGGCCACCGGGCAGATCGGGAACTTCCAGCGACGCCTGGAAAGCCTGCACGGCGGCGGCAGTGTCGGCGGCTTCAGCAACGGCATCACCATGGCGTCGGCCAGCGGCATGCGCCGCTCCGGCACCATGGCGGGCATGCGCGATAGCATGGACGAGCGCAATGACCGTTACCTGGTGGCACCCGACGCGGCGCCGGCACCGGCGGCAAGCCCGTCGACGGGTACCGGCGGCGCACGGGGCGACATCGCCTTCTGGACCGGCGGGGCGGTGAACTTCGGCAAGATGCAGACCGGCACGAGCGACAACGGTATCGACTTCACCACCTCGGGGCTCAGCTTCGGCGCGGACAAGCAGGTGACCAGCCAGTTCACGCTCGGCATGGGCGTCGGCTATGGCCACGACAAGTCCGACATCGGCCAGCATGGCAGCCGCAGCTCGGTGGACAGTTACAACGTCGCCCTCTATGGCAGCTACCAGCCCACGCGCACGACGTATGTCGATGCGGTCGTCGGCTACCAGTGGCTGCAGTTCGACGCGCGCCGCTACGTCACCGACAACGGCAACACGGTGCACGGCGATCGCGACGGCAAGCAGGTGTTCGCTTCGCTCTCGGTCGGCTACCAGCACCAGACCGACGACATGCGACTGACCCCATATGGCCGACTGGACATCGCGCGGGCCTCGCTCGACGGCTACACGGAGAAAGGCGACGCGATCTACTCGCTCGACTATCGGGGACAGACCGTCAAGACCAGCACCGCCACGCTGGGCGTGCTCGCGCAGTGGTCCGCCAAGCGCGATTACGGCGTATGGGCACCGCAACTGCGTGCGGAGTTCGGGCACGACATGCAGGGTTCCAGCCAGGCGACGATGCGTTACGCGGATCTGCTGAACGGCCCGCTGTACCGCGCGACGCTGACCCGGCAATCGCGCACCCACACGATGCTGGGCGCCGGGCTGGCCTTGCAGACGCTGAAAGGCTGGCTGCTGCGCGTGGAGTACCAGAACTACCTGGACAACACGAGCACGGACAACCAGTCGATCCTGCTCGGGGTGGAGAAGAAATTCGATCCCTGA
- a CDS encoding phage tail protein produces the protein MSTFYLGQIMLTGFNFAPKGFARCDGSLMSIAQNQALFALLGTMYGGDGVTTFALPDLRGRTPIAGGGNGSRYNVGQTGGSESVTLTPDQIPPHMHFANFASGAGQARNPAAGLYGQTTADHPIYANASGTQVPMDMGVISGGGQGQPHSNMQPYTVLNFCIATTGVFPSRT, from the coding sequence ATGAGTACGTTTTATCTCGGGCAGATCATGCTCACGGGGTTCAATTTCGCGCCCAAGGGATTCGCGCGCTGCGACGGCTCCTTGATGTCCATCGCCCAGAACCAGGCGCTGTTCGCCTTGCTGGGCACGATGTATGGCGGCGACGGGGTCACCACCTTCGCGCTGCCCGACCTGCGCGGACGCACGCCCATCGCCGGCGGCGGCAACGGCAGCAGGTACAACGTCGGCCAGACCGGAGGCAGCGAGAGCGTCACCCTCACGCCCGACCAGATTCCGCCGCATATGCATTTTGCGAATTTCGCCTCGGGGGCTGGCCAGGCACGCAATCCGGCCGCGGGCCTGTATGGCCAGACGACGGCGGATCACCCCATCTACGCCAATGCGAGCGGCACGCAGGTGCCAATGGATATGGGGGTGATCAGCGGGGGTGGCCAGGGCCAGCCGCATTCGAACATGCAGCCGTACACGGTGCTGAATTTCTGCATCGCGACCACCGGCGTCTTTCCGTCACGTACTTGA
- a CDS encoding phage tail protein codes for MESYVGEIRLFPYTFAPVGWADCNGQLLSISENETLFVLLGTTYGGDGVNTFALPDLRGRIPLHNGRASSGNVYTPGQIAGSEAVTLLPGQIPAHTHPTYATTALADTNTPSTAVELGSLSGDTMYTSTPTQVLPVNGQMVSATGGTQPHENRMPTLTLRFCISLYGIYPSQG; via the coding sequence ATGGAATCCTATGTTGGTGAAATCCGGCTGTTCCCCTACACCTTCGCGCCTGTAGGCTGGGCCGATTGCAATGGGCAACTCCTCTCCATCTCGGAGAATGAAACACTGTTCGTGCTGCTTGGCACCACCTATGGCGGTGACGGCGTGAACACCTTCGCCTTGCCCGACCTGCGCGGCCGCATACCGCTGCACAACGGCAGGGCTTCCTCGGGGAACGTCTACACTCCGGGGCAGATCGCAGGAAGCGAGGCCGTCACGCTCCTTCCGGGCCAGATACCCGCCCATACGCACCCCACGTATGCGACGACGGCGCTTGCCGATACGAATACCCCAAGCACTGCCGTCGAACTGGGTTCGCTCAGCGGCGACACGATGTACACCAGTACGCCAACCCAGGTACTGCCCGTCAACGGCCAGATGGTCTCCGCCACGGGTGGCACCCAGCCGCATGAGAACAGGATGCCCACGCTGACGCTGCGGTTCTGCATCAGTCTTTACGGCATTTATCCGTCACAAGGGTGA
- a CDS encoding phage tail protein yields MNNFLGEIQIFGFNYPPANWAFCDGSLVAIRQYTALFSLLGTVYGGDGKTTFALPNLQGQAACATGMGPGLADYQLGENFGSETVTLLSTEMPSHTHTANLFLQNDVTKRMSSPVAGAAPLAPTATSPFTKSQSSNGSFAPSFIGPSTGGQPHANQQPYLAVNFCIALQGDFPQRP; encoded by the coding sequence ATGAATAATTTTCTGGGCGAAATCCAGATCTTCGGTTTCAACTATCCGCCGGCCAACTGGGCCTTCTGCGACGGCAGCCTCGTGGCGATCCGGCAGTACACCGCGCTGTTCTCGCTGCTGGGCACGGTGTATGGCGGCGACGGCAAAACCACCTTCGCGCTGCCGAATCTCCAGGGACAGGCAGCCTGTGCCACGGGCATGGGCCCGGGGCTCGCGGATTACCAGCTGGGCGAGAATTTCGGCAGCGAGACCGTGACCTTGTTGTCGACCGAAATGCCCAGCCACACGCATACGGCCAACCTCTTCCTGCAGAACGACGTGACAAAGCGGATGTCCTCGCCGGTGGCGGGTGCCGCGCCGCTCGCCCCGACCGCCACCTCGCCATTCACGAAGAGCCAGTCCTCGAACGGCAGCTTCGCCCCGAGCTTCATCGGCCCCAGCACTGGTGGGCAGCCGCACGCGAACCAGCAACCTTACCTCGCGGTGAACTTCTGCATCGCCTTGCAGGGCGATTTCCCGCAGCGCCCGTAA
- a CDS encoding GNAT family N-acetyltransferase → MDGHATCFPPRRQPSRWAAPLRDAPAFALRDAGPDDVRYLRDLYAASRAEELAPIPWPAAAKRSFCDSQFDLQHRHYVAQFATGDFLVVLHGDAAVGRLYLHESPGELRIVDILLDETVRGKGVGSALLRRLQQEVRERQLATLALQVLVTNQAARRLYERHGFMLEGDETAMHLEMRWRPPRPSS, encoded by the coding sequence GTGGACGGACACGCAACGTGCTTCCCGCCGCGACGCCAGCCGTCGCGGTGGGCGGCTCCGCTCCGGGACGCGCCCGCCTTCGCGTTGCGCGACGCCGGGCCTGACGACGTTCGCTACCTGCGCGATCTCTATGCCGCCTCGCGTGCGGAGGAACTGGCGCCGATACCATGGCCCGCTGCCGCGAAACGTAGTTTCTGTGACAGCCAGTTCGACCTGCAGCACCGGCACTATGTCGCGCAGTTCGCGACGGGGGATTTCCTCGTCGTGCTGCATGGCGATGCGGCGGTGGGCCGCCTGTACCTGCACGAATCCCCGGGAGAACTGAGGATCGTCGACATCCTTCTGGACGAAACGGTCCGCGGCAAGGGCGTCGGGTCGGCGTTGCTGCGCCGGCTGCAGCAGGAAGTGCGCGAAAGACAGCTCGCCACGCTGGCGCTGCAGGTATTGGTCACCAACCAGGCGGCACGCCGCCTCTACGAACGGCACGGCTTCATGCTCGAAGGCGACGAAACCGCCATGCACCTCGAGATGCGCTGGAGGCCCCCGCGGCCGTCTAGTTGA
- a CDS encoding DUF6916 family protein has translation MQLFHLDHFAAHLNETFMVDIENVSTPFVLVEARPIAHQPAHGLMREPFSLLFRHEAAVVFPQRIYTMRNGALGEFGIFLVPIARDRDGFIYQALFN, from the coding sequence ATGCAGTTGTTTCATCTGGACCACTTCGCGGCGCATCTCAACGAGACCTTCATGGTCGACATCGAGAACGTCAGCACGCCGTTCGTCCTGGTCGAGGCCAGGCCCATCGCTCATCAACCGGCACATGGGCTGATGCGAGAGCCGTTCTCGCTGCTGTTCCGTCACGAGGCCGCGGTGGTGTTTCCGCAGCGCATCTACACCATGCGCAACGGCGCGCTGGGCGAGTTCGGCATCTTCCTGGTGCCGATCGCGCGCGACCGCGACGGATTCATTTACCAGGCCTTGTTCAACTAG
- a CDS encoding undecaprenyl-diphosphate phosphatase: MNDLLSAILLGIVEGITEFLPISSTGHLLIAERWLGARSDLFNIAIQAGAILAVTFIYWRTLWSLAVNWRRPETRDYVLKLLVAFLITAALGLVVSKMGFKLPETVTPIAWALVIGGVWMMLAEKLAANRPDHAAISWKVAILVGLAQIVAGVFPGTSRSAATIFVAMLAGTNNRAAATEFAFLVGIPTMYAASGYELLKTVRHGGAAGEDWTGLGVAFVVSTIVAFVAVKWLLGYIRSHRFTPFAIYRIALGVALLLFLPAGG, encoded by the coding sequence GTGAACGACCTGCTCAGCGCCATCCTCCTCGGTATCGTCGAGGGGATCACCGAGTTCCTGCCGATCTCCAGCACGGGGCATCTGCTCATCGCCGAACGCTGGCTGGGCGCGCGTTCCGATCTCTTCAACATTGCCATCCAGGCCGGCGCGATTCTCGCCGTCACGTTCATCTACTGGCGCACGCTGTGGAGCCTCGCGGTGAACTGGCGCCGCCCCGAGACGCGCGACTACGTGCTGAAGCTGCTGGTGGCGTTCCTGATCACCGCCGCGCTGGGACTCGTCGTGTCGAAGATGGGCTTCAAGCTGCCGGAGACGGTGACGCCGATCGCCTGGGCGCTCGTCATAGGCGGTGTATGGATGATGCTCGCCGAAAAACTCGCGGCGAACCGGCCCGATCATGCGGCGATTTCGTGGAAAGTTGCGATCCTCGTCGGCCTTGCGCAGATCGTTGCGGGCGTATTCCCTGGCACCTCGCGTTCCGCCGCCACGATCTTCGTCGCGATGCTCGCCGGTACCAACAATCGCGCCGCCGCCACGGAATTCGCCTTCCTTGTCGGCATTCCCACGATGTATGCGGCCTCCGGTTACGAACTGCTCAAGACCGTCCGCCACGGCGGCGCCGCCGGCGAGGACTGGACCGGCCTCGGCGTCGCCTTCGTCGTGTCCACCATTGTCGCCTTCGTGGCCGTGAAGTGGCTGCTCGGTTACATCCGCTCGCATCGCTTCACTCCCTTCGCGATCTACCGCATCGCGCTGGGCGTCGCCCTGCTGCTCTTCCTGCCCGCCGGCGGCTGA
- a CDS encoding winged helix-turn-helix domain-containing protein, with product MDNATRYRLIDLTIDLARQRVERGGMPLDVTGLSFRLLACLVERGDRVVGFDELMAEVWAPAVVNEETVTQRVRLLRQSLGDDARQPRYVRTVRSRGYQLGAPPVPVGGEVPRRRTLWPAVAAVGVFAATAVGVGFLAREQKPPMTAQREILERAGWYAAMGQRENNERALALYDRALREAPDDVAALSGASRTRAARSCLYNAGPDEARDALGLATRAVSVRADSAAAWAALGYAHDCLGDIPGAIAGYERAVRLDPTDDASRASAAYLYQEQGRLADALHANMDMRGDPGRVRFREVQVAREYELLGFTGAAEARYRHVFDLSPDNVFANIGWPAFLFAQKRFGEAGVALAEARGRGTARSELAQLQGELALHRGDRGAAATAFAEARALRPSATMPATLATLYGDAPVAPAWLRDRIASTRAALQGDPWPGSRLELAVLLEAAHDRRGAVAALSEAVDKGWRDAGYLRASPLFVPLAGDPGFEAVIEAIGRRVTAERERVLEAPWCPPELRTRRNEFL from the coding sequence ATGGACAACGCCACCCGCTACCGCTTGATCGATCTCACTATCGATCTCGCGCGCCAGCGGGTGGAGCGTGGCGGCATGCCGCTCGACGTGACGGGGCTCAGCTTCAGGCTGCTCGCCTGCCTGGTCGAGCGGGGCGATCGTGTCGTCGGCTTCGACGAGCTGATGGCCGAGGTCTGGGCGCCAGCGGTGGTGAACGAGGAGACGGTGACCCAGCGCGTGCGCCTGCTTCGCCAGTCGCTGGGCGACGATGCGCGCCAGCCGCGCTACGTGCGCACGGTGCGCAGCCGGGGTTACCAGTTGGGCGCGCCGCCGGTACCCGTCGGTGGGGAAGTGCCTCGGCGCCGCACGCTCTGGCCGGCCGTGGCCGCGGTGGGCGTATTCGCCGCGACCGCCGTGGGCGTGGGGTTCCTCGCTCGCGAGCAGAAACCTCCCATGACGGCGCAACGCGAGATCCTCGAGCGTGCCGGCTGGTACGCGGCGATGGGCCAGCGCGAGAACAACGAGCGTGCCCTCGCGCTGTACGACCGCGCACTGCGCGAGGCGCCCGACGACGTCGCCGCGCTGTCGGGCGCGAGCCGCACGCGCGCGGCGCGCAGCTGCCTCTATAACGCCGGTCCGGATGAGGCCCGCGACGCGTTGGGCCTGGCCACGCGGGCGGTCTCGGTTCGCGCGGACAGTGCGGCCGCCTGGGCGGCGCTCGGTTACGCCCACGATTGCCTTGGCGACATCCCCGGCGCCATCGCGGGGTACGAACGCGCGGTGCGGCTGGATCCCACGGACGATGCCAGCCGCGCATCGGCCGCGTACCTGTACCAGGAACAAGGCCGCCTCGCCGATGCCCTGCACGCGAACATGGACATGCGCGGCGATCCGGGCCGGGTGCGTTTCCGCGAAGTGCAGGTCGCCCGCGAATACGAATTGCTCGGCTTCACCGGCGCCGCCGAAGCGAGATACCGGCACGTATTCGACCTGTCGCCCGACAACGTCTTCGCCAACATCGGCTGGCCGGCCTTCCTGTTCGCACAGAAGCGCTTCGGCGAAGCGGGCGTGGCGCTCGCCGAGGCACGCGGTCGCGGCACGGCACGCTCGGAGCTGGCGCAGTTGCAGGGCGAACTGGCGCTGCATCGTGGCGACCGGGGCGCGGCCGCCACGGCCTTCGCGGAAGCCCGCGCGTTGCGCCCCTCCGCCACGATGCCGGCGACACTCGCCACCCTTTACGGCGACGCGCCGGTGGCCCCGGCCTGGCTGCGCGACCGGATCGCATCGACCCGCGCCGCGCTGCAAGGCGACCCCTGGCCCGGCAGCCGCCTGGAACTGGCCGTGCTCCTGGAAGCCGCGCACGACCGGCGCGGCGCCGTGGCGGCGCTTTCCGAAGCGGTCGACAAGGGCTGGCGCGACGCCGGCTACCTGCGCGCCTCGCCGCTGTTCGTACCGCTGGCCGGCGATCCCGGATTCGAAGCGGTCATCGAGGCCATTGGCCGACGCGTGACGGCGGAACGCGAACGGGTGCTCGAGGCGCCGTGGTGTCCGCCCGAACTGCGTACACGACGGAACGAATTCCTGTAG